In the Muricauda sp. MAR_2010_75 genome, one interval contains:
- a CDS encoding C40 family peptidase, with product MLRKTIFLLLFLAVVACGPGKRKRTYSKTRTVTVEGSTEDTSPKKSRKEEKLNAKAEAIISTAMGYSGTRYKYGGTTKKGMDCSGLVYVSLRENDILFPRVSHQMAQEGQRIQVDEVQKGDLLYFKTGKSGKRVNHVGLVVEVEGDDIKFIHATTSRGVLVSSLREGYWNYAFVKAMRIL from the coding sequence ATGTTACGTAAAACCATTTTCTTACTGCTTTTTCTTGCCGTGGTTGCCTGCGGTCCGGGCAAGAGAAAACGAACCTACAGCAAGACCCGAACCGTTACGGTAGAGGGGTCAACCGAAGACACATCCCCAAAAAAATCCAGAAAAGAAGAAAAGCTGAATGCCAAGGCAGAGGCCATTATTTCCACCGCTATGGGCTATTCTGGAACACGTTACAAATATGGGGGCACCACCAAAAAAGGCATGGATTGTTCAGGATTGGTCTATGTTTCCCTAAGGGAAAACGACATTCTTTTTCCCAGGGTCTCTCACCAAATGGCCCAAGAAGGTCAGCGAATCCAGGTGGATGAAGTACAAAAAGGGGATCTCCTTTATTTTAAGACCGGCAAAAGCGGAAAACGTGTCAACCATGTGGGCTTGGTCGTGGAAGTGGAAGGTGATGACATTAAATTTATACACGCCACAACCTCCAGGGGTGTTTTGGTATCCTCGCTACGGGAAGGATATTGGAACTATGCCTTTGTGAAGGCCATGCGTATTTTGTAG
- a CDS encoding ComEC/Rec2 family competence protein, whose amino-acid sequence MGIILGFYLEVAPLFPLLAMLLFFPVLYWLRKKQSREGLPYFEIATAFTAVSLGIFVVAMGMGTSLENHYSQHDFEKESLWHLKVREVLKPNPYSQRYVAQVISLDDQEVVGKVLLNLPVHSTHTKLKVDDEFFVLSSAEAIRPPLNPHQFDYKDYLRKQAIHYQVRATYNTILIADNPSTTLLGLASNAREHIISKLKKEPFGPDELSVIQALLLGQRDDISESTYNDYKNAGAVHILAVSGLHVGILLLLLQFLLLPLERFPKGKTAKLVLVVLLLWTYAFVAGLSPSIVRAVTMFSFLAYAMHLNRPTNSFNIIALSILFILLIKPLFLFQVGFQMSYAAVFTIVWIYPKLQKFWFPENVVVRKTWQLLSVSIAAQLGVLPISLFYFHQFPALFFISNLVIIPFLGLILGMGILIIVLSLANQLPAFLVTAYDWIIGIMNAVVNWVAKQEGFIIKDIPFDSVQLILGYFAIISLVLFLSRPKRKIALVLFAGIITLQGWAIWNQFQLQQKESLILVHRTRNTILLHQTGNVLQVFAQDTTNLGNTIKDYAVSERIQHLSKNLIQNSYLLNQKRLYVMDSMVLYPMSKDLDFLLLTQSPKINLERLLDSIQPKMVLADGSNYRSYAERWKETCAQKEIPFHYTGEKGYYVFDLEKP is encoded by the coding sequence GTGGGCATAATTTTAGGTTTCTATCTTGAGGTCGCTCCACTTTTCCCGTTGCTGGCGATGCTCCTATTTTTCCCTGTACTTTATTGGCTGCGCAAAAAGCAGTCTCGAGAAGGGCTGCCTTATTTTGAAATCGCAACAGCCTTTACCGCTGTCTCACTAGGCATATTTGTGGTTGCCATGGGCATGGGTACAAGCTTGGAAAATCATTATTCCCAGCATGATTTTGAAAAAGAAAGCTTGTGGCACCTAAAGGTGCGGGAAGTATTAAAACCAAACCCCTATTCCCAACGTTATGTTGCCCAAGTCATTTCTTTGGATGATCAAGAGGTAGTTGGAAAGGTACTGTTGAATCTTCCTGTTCATTCAACTCACACAAAGTTGAAGGTGGATGATGAATTTTTTGTGCTTTCCTCCGCTGAAGCTATCCGTCCACCACTGAATCCGCATCAGTTTGACTATAAAGATTATCTACGGAAGCAGGCCATCCATTATCAGGTTAGAGCAACATATAACACTATTCTAATTGCCGATAATCCCTCAACAACGCTTTTGGGATTGGCATCAAATGCCCGGGAACATATCATTTCAAAATTGAAAAAAGAACCCTTTGGCCCAGATGAACTCAGTGTGATTCAAGCACTGCTGTTGGGCCAGCGGGATGACATTTCGGAAAGCACCTATAATGATTATAAAAATGCGGGTGCAGTCCATATTTTGGCTGTATCTGGGCTCCATGTGGGCATTTTGCTCTTGCTTTTGCAATTTTTGCTATTACCCTTAGAGCGTTTCCCGAAGGGAAAAACCGCAAAACTGGTGTTGGTGGTATTATTGCTTTGGACGTATGCTTTTGTGGCCGGACTGTCCCCATCCATTGTTCGGGCGGTGACCATGTTCTCGTTTTTAGCCTATGCCATGCACTTGAATCGACCTACCAATTCCTTCAACATTATTGCATTGTCCATACTATTTATTCTGCTGATAAAGCCCTTGTTTTTGTTTCAGGTTGGGTTTCAAATGAGTTATGCCGCAGTATTTACCATTGTTTGGATCTACCCGAAATTGCAGAAGTTTTGGTTTCCTGAAAATGTGGTTGTTCGGAAAACTTGGCAATTACTTTCCGTGAGCATCGCAGCGCAGTTAGGTGTTTTGCCCATCAGTCTGTTCTATTTCCATCAGTTTCCCGCCTTGTTTTTTATCTCCAACCTAGTGATCATTCCTTTTTTGGGGTTGATTTTGGGCATGGGTATTTTGATTATTGTTCTATCATTGGCAAACCAACTACCCGCATTTCTGGTCACGGCTTATGATTGGATCATTGGAATAATGAATGCAGTGGTAAACTGGGTAGCGAAGCAAGAAGGGTTTATCATCAAGGACATTCCTTTTGATTCCGTTCAGTTGATTTTGGGGTACTTCGCGATTATTTCTTTAGTGTTGTTTCTATCCCGACCCAAACGAAAAATTGCCTTGGTATTATTCGCTGGAATCATTACACTACAAGGTTGGGCCATTTGGAACCAGTTTCAACTCCAACAAAAAGAAAGTCTCATCTTGGTCCACAGAACGCGAAACACCATTTTGTTGCATCAAACTGGAAATGTATTGCAGGTATTCGCACAAGACACCACAAATCTTGGTAATACTATAAAGGATTATGCTGTTTCGGAACGCATCCAACACCTATCCAAAAACCTAATTCAGAACAGTTATTTGCTCAATCAAAAAAGATTGTATGTCATGGACAGCATGGTGCTATATCCTATGAGTAAAGATTTAGATTTTCTGCTGCTCACCCAATCGCCAAAAATTAATTTGGAAAGGTTGTTGGATTCCATTCAACCCAAAATGGTGTTGGCGGATGGAAGCAATTATAGGAGTTACGCAGAGCGTTGGAAAGAAACTTGTGCCCAAAAAGAAATCCCTTTCCACTACACCGGCGAAAAGGGATACTATGTTTTTGATTTAGAAAAACCTTAA